In the genome of Photobacterium sp. TLY01, one region contains:
- the galM gene encoding galactose-1-epimerase, whose translation MLSDDFVQQLTADLTAGAAEDGQPARVFTLSNANGMTATFMDIGATWVSCTLPLRCGRREVLLGCRTLADYQRQTAYLGATVGRFANRIGNSRFSRNGKVFSLLANENAHCLHGGPHGFDRQRWQVEECSDAMIRFSGSSPAGDQGFPGHLTVSVTVSLNASNQVIFDYQAHTDEDTPVNLTNHAYFNLSGAESGSDCLDHRLTVHAQRYVVTDSDRIPTGELRAVAGTGFDFGKGKPVRQDLLLDADQQQAGGYDHAFVLDDDVIGTGTAVELVSEDEQVSMTVRTTKPAVQIYTGNALAGTPGRDGCYQQHQGIAIETQYLPDSPNHPEWHFSDAWLTAGESYQHTTCYQFDFE comes from the coding sequence ATGCTCAGTGATGACTTTGTGCAGCAATTGACTGCCGACCTGACAGCCGGTGCAGCAGAAGACGGTCAACCGGCTCGGGTGTTCACTTTATCCAATGCCAATGGCATGACAGCCACCTTCATGGATATTGGGGCGACTTGGGTCAGCTGCACTTTACCGTTGCGCTGCGGTCGCCGTGAAGTGCTGCTGGGCTGCCGTACTCTGGCTGATTACCAGCGTCAGACAGCGTATCTCGGCGCGACGGTGGGACGCTTTGCGAACCGGATTGGCAACAGCCGCTTCAGCCGCAATGGCAAAGTCTTCAGTCTGCTGGCGAATGAAAATGCCCATTGCCTGCACGGCGGCCCGCACGGATTTGACAGGCAGCGCTGGCAGGTAGAAGAATGTTCAGACGCCATGATCCGTTTCAGTGGGTCATCACCGGCGGGCGATCAGGGCTTCCCCGGCCACTTGACGGTTTCTGTGACTGTGTCACTCAATGCATCGAATCAGGTGATTTTCGACTACCAGGCACACACGGATGAAGACACGCCGGTGAATCTCACCAATCATGCCTATTTCAATCTGTCTGGGGCTGAGTCCGGTTCTGACTGCCTGGATCACCGTTTAACCGTCCATGCACAACGCTATGTCGTAACCGATTCGGATAGGATTCCGACCGGTGAACTGCGGGCGGTTGCCGGAACCGGATTCGATTTTGGCAAGGGCAAGCCTGTTCGTCAGGATTTGCTGCTGGATGCGGATCAGCAACAGGCGGGCGGTTATGACCATGCCTTTGTCCTCGATGATGACGTTATCGGCACAGGGACAGCCGTTGAACTGGTATCAGAAGACGAACAGGTATCCATGACAGTGAGGACCACTAAGCCTGCGGTTCAGATTTATACCGGCAATGCACTGGCAGGCACACCCGGGCGTGATGGGTGTTATCAACAGCATCAGGGCATTGCGATTGAAACCCAGTATTTGCCGGACTCTCCCAATCACCCGGAATGGCACTTCAGTGATGCCTGGCTGACTGCGGGGGA
- the galK gene encoding galactokinase: protein MTTYSREEQLVNRLETAFVEGFGYSPSHLIQAPGRVNLIGEHTDYNDGFVLPCAIDYQTMVAASRRDDQCVRVMALDYQGEINTFDLSQPLVFDKDCLWVNYIRGVIDCLQSRGCELGGIDIAVSGNVPQGAGLSSSAALEVVIGQTFNAMFDLSLTQQEIALIGQQAENQFVGCNCGIMDQLISAEGEAGHALLIDCRSLETKAVSLPPELSVVIINSNKKRGLVGSEYNTRRQQCEAAAQAFGVKALRDVDISRFQAQAEQLDEVVARRAKHIITENARTLRAAEALEQGDLATLGQLMADSHQSMRDDFEITVPEIDTLVDIVKAAIGERGGVRMTGGGFGGCVVALVPAELVDAVQRAVEAQYENATGLQASIYVCQPMAGAGVLKSVLLQQDVLNAQ from the coding sequence ATGACGACATACAGCCGGGAAGAACAGCTCGTCAATCGCCTTGAAACCGCCTTTGTTGAGGGGTTTGGCTATTCACCTTCCCACCTGATCCAGGCGCCGGGACGCGTGAATCTGATTGGTGAGCACACAGATTACAATGATGGTTTTGTTCTGCCGTGCGCCATTGATTATCAAACCATGGTGGCCGCAAGCCGACGTGACGATCAGTGTGTGCGGGTGATGGCTCTCGACTATCAGGGGGAGATCAATACGTTCGATCTTTCTCAGCCCCTGGTGTTTGACAAAGATTGCCTGTGGGTCAACTACATTCGCGGTGTGATTGACTGTCTGCAGTCGCGTGGTTGTGAATTGGGCGGGATTGATATTGCGGTCAGCGGTAATGTGCCCCAGGGCGCGGGGCTGAGCTCATCCGCGGCGCTGGAAGTGGTGATCGGGCAGACGTTTAACGCTATGTTCGATCTGTCACTGACACAGCAGGAAATTGCTTTAATCGGTCAGCAGGCTGAAAACCAGTTTGTCGGATGCAATTGCGGCATTATGGATCAGCTGATTTCTGCTGAAGGCGAAGCGGGACATGCGCTGTTAATCGACTGCCGTTCATTAGAGACCAAGGCTGTCTCTCTGCCGCCTGAGTTGTCGGTGGTGATCATCAACAGCAACAAAAAACGCGGATTAGTCGGCAGTGAATACAACACCCGTCGTCAGCAATGCGAAGCCGCTGCGCAGGCCTTTGGCGTAAAAGCGCTCAGGGATGTGGATATCTCCAGGTTTCAGGCTCAGGCGGAGCAACTGGATGAGGTGGTTGCCCGCCGGGCCAAACACATTATCACTGAAAATGCGCGTACCCTGCGTGCGGCTGAAGCATTAGAGCAGGGGGATCTGGCAACGCTTGGCCAGCTGATGGCGGACTCTCATCAGTCGATGCGGGATGATTTTGAAATCACAGTACCGGAAATCGACACCCTGGTAGACATAGTGAAAGCAGCAATTGGCGAGCGGGGCGGTGTGCGCATGACAGGCGGCGGTTTTGGCGGATGCGTGGTCGCGCTGGTGCCTGCGGAACTGGTCGACGCTGTCCAGCGGGCTGTTGAAGCGCAGTACGAAAACGCAACCGGGCTGCAGGCCAGCATCTATGTCTGTCAGCCAATGGCAGGTGCCGGTGTGCTGAAAAGCGTTTTGCTGCAACAGGACGTACTTAATGCTCAGTGA
- a CDS encoding UDP-glucose--hexose-1-phosphate uridylyltransferase has translation MFTDVFDASEHPHRRLNPLTGQWVLVSPHRAKRPWQGADESQAVAPDQPYDSECFLCAGNTRVSGDVNPAYTGTYVFNNDHAALMPDTPSASSEGTSLFQFQSVQGLSRVVCFSPDHSKTLPELPLSAITEIVNTWDSQIEELGQRFLWVQAFENKGAIMGCSQPHPHGQIWANSFLPNEVAVKDQYQRDYFQRHGRPLLLDYVNSELADGSRTVVETEHWLAVVPYWAAWPFETLLLPKTQIRRMSELSVVQREDLALALKKLTSRYDNLFQCPFPYSMGWHFAPFFEHSDTDSHDLDHWQLHALFYPPLLRSASVKKFMVGYEMLAESQRDLTPEQAAERLRAVSDVHYREANMSKEKQS, from the coding sequence ATGTTTACAGACGTATTTGATGCAAGCGAACATCCGCACCGGCGTTTGAACCCGCTGACCGGTCAGTGGGTACTGGTGTCGCCCCACCGGGCGAAAAGGCCCTGGCAAGGTGCAGATGAATCGCAAGCGGTGGCACCGGATCAGCCTTACGACAGCGAGTGCTTCTTGTGTGCAGGCAATACCCGGGTGTCGGGTGATGTGAACCCGGCTTATACCGGGACTTATGTCTTCAACAACGATCATGCTGCGTTAATGCCAGACACGCCGTCTGCCAGCAGCGAAGGAACCAGCCTGTTTCAGTTTCAATCCGTTCAGGGGCTGAGCCGGGTGGTGTGTTTCTCACCGGATCACAGTAAAACGCTGCCTGAATTGCCCCTGTCGGCCATTACCGAGATCGTCAATACCTGGGACAGCCAGATTGAAGAACTAGGTCAGCGCTTTCTTTGGGTACAGGCCTTTGAAAACAAAGGCGCCATCATGGGCTGCTCGCAACCGCATCCGCACGGGCAAATCTGGGCCAACAGCTTTCTGCCCAACGAAGTGGCGGTGAAAGATCAGTATCAGCGCGACTATTTCCAGCGGCACGGCAGGCCGTTGCTGCTGGATTATGTCAACTCGGAACTGGCCGATGGCAGCAGAACGGTAGTGGAGACCGAGCACTGGCTGGCGGTCGTTCCTTATTGGGCAGCCTGGCCGTTTGAAACCTTGCTGCTGCCGAAAACACAGATTCGCAGAATGAGCGAGTTGTCTGTTGTGCAGCGTGAAGATCTGGCACTGGCGCTGAAAAAGCTCACCAGTCGTTATGACAATCTGTTTCAGTGTCCATTCCCATATTCAATGGGATGGCATTTCGCCCCTTTCTTTGAGCACAGCGACACGGACAGTCATGATCTGGACCATTGGCAATTGCACGCCTTGTTTTACCCGCCATTGTTACGCTCAGCGAGTGTCAAGAAATTCATGGTTGGCTACGAAATGCTGGCAGAAAGCCAGCGTGATTTAACGCCAGAACAGGCCGCAGAAAGACTGCGGGCTGTCAGCGATGTCCACTATCGCGAAGCAAATATGAGTAAGGAAAAGCAGTCATGA
- a CDS encoding beta-galactosidase, whose amino-acid sequence MLSFSEILARRDWENPHSVQRNRIQAHSPLFSYASETDALHQGDSNRRTLNGDWAFCLYDKPESVPADFPESAFDPSGWTTIYVPSNWQLEGHDRPIYTNIKYPFALNPPFVPSENPTGCYRREFHIDDVQLSQRTRIVFDGVNSAFHLWCNGHWVGYSQDSRLPAEFDLSPYLKLGENVLAVMVMRWSDGSYLEDQDMWWLSGIFRDVYLLTKPELGIEDVFMTPALDACYRDGRLDIVTRLSKPSDYQVAAQLFYRGEPVTDRVFARPNERVIDEKGGWNDRVYHQLSVAAPLQWSAESPNLYRCVITLLDNHGQVLDVEAYAVGFRQIEMLQGQLCLNGKPLLIRGVNRHEHHPERGHAVTEVDMIEDIRLLKQGNFNAVRTAHYPNHPRWYELCDEYGLYVCDEANIETHGMFPMGRLASDTDWQSAMMARYTGMVERDKNHPCIIVWSLGNESGYGSTHTAMYAWSKDRDPSRPVQYEGGGADTAATDIICPMYARVDEDQPFEAVPKWAIKKWLSLPGEQRPLILCEYAHAMGNSLGGFADYWQAFRQYPRLQGGFVWDWVDQGISQFDDNDRHFWAYGGDFGDQPNDRQFCINGLMFPDRTPHPAFYEARYCQQSIQAQLTDTAHSERGIRCQVSITSEWLFRATDNETCLWTLKEDGKPVASQRQALLLGPGETATFEVHFDVSCQPGKLYHLDLDLVLTQDCGWAEAGTVIATEQFCVPNPLSLLSAIPAERSLGTFRTVLQSDSVISVSGQDFSLSWDRRTGLLTHWLAKGRAKLSAPMTDNFFRAPLDNDIGTSEADNVDPRAYVSRWANAGIGHWERRCVRCEASQTFPLNSQTSAAIKVEADFEYVYGEKRVAVTHWQYTLDAEGNLSVDIHVKPAPHLPPLPRVGVAFTIDGFVVEQTGLSAAIVWQGLGPFENYPDRSEAARFGEYQAGIDDLHTPYIFPSENGLRCQTRMLSVGELVIRGDFHFSVSRYPAQMLADAKHDHHLKADGQWYVQLDHQHMGVGGDDSWSPSVKPDDLLTQPEYRYQLHFSSQGDSPGQSVY is encoded by the coding sequence ATGCTGTCTTTTTCTGAGATTCTGGCGCGCCGCGACTGGGAAAACCCGCATTCGGTTCAGAGAAACCGGATTCAGGCGCACAGCCCATTATTCAGCTATGCGTCTGAAACCGACGCTTTGCACCAGGGCGACAGTAATCGCCGCACTCTCAATGGTGACTGGGCGTTCTGCCTGTACGATAAACCCGAGTCAGTCCCTGCTGATTTTCCCGAGTCGGCTTTCGACCCGTCTGGCTGGACGACGATTTATGTGCCGTCCAACTGGCAATTGGAAGGGCATGACAGGCCCATCTACACCAATATCAAATACCCTTTTGCGCTGAATCCGCCTTTTGTCCCGTCAGAGAATCCAACAGGCTGTTATCGCCGTGAGTTTCACATTGATGATGTCCAGTTATCCCAGCGGACCCGGATTGTGTTTGATGGCGTGAACTCAGCTTTTCATCTGTGGTGTAACGGCCATTGGGTGGGATATTCCCAGGACAGTCGGTTGCCTGCTGAGTTTGATCTGAGCCCGTATCTGAAGCTCGGTGAGAATGTGCTTGCGGTGATGGTGATGCGCTGGAGCGACGGCAGTTATCTTGAAGATCAGGACATGTGGTGGCTGAGCGGAATTTTTCGCGATGTCTATCTGCTGACAAAACCAGAATTGGGGATTGAAGATGTGTTCATGACCCCCGCGCTGGACGCCTGTTACCGGGACGGTCGGCTGGATATTGTCACCCGCTTGTCGAAACCGAGCGACTATCAGGTCGCTGCGCAGCTGTTTTACCGTGGTGAGCCTGTCACAGACCGTGTCTTCGCCAGGCCGAACGAGCGCGTGATTGATGAAAAAGGGGGGTGGAACGACAGGGTCTACCACCAGTTGTCTGTGGCAGCGCCGCTGCAGTGGAGTGCAGAGTCACCGAATCTGTACCGCTGCGTGATTACGCTGCTCGATAACCATGGGCAGGTACTGGATGTTGAAGCCTATGCGGTCGGGTTCCGGCAAATTGAAATGCTGCAAGGTCAGCTTTGTCTGAACGGCAAACCTTTGCTGATCCGCGGCGTGAACCGTCATGAGCACCATCCGGAACGCGGACATGCCGTGACCGAAGTGGACATGATTGAAGATATCCGCCTGCTCAAACAGGGGAATTTCAATGCGGTCCGGACGGCGCATTATCCCAATCACCCGCGCTGGTATGAACTGTGCGATGAATACGGGCTGTACGTGTGCGATGAAGCCAATATCGAAACGCACGGCATGTTTCCGATGGGACGGCTGGCCAGCGACACTGACTGGCAGTCCGCAATGATGGCTCGCTATACAGGCATGGTTGAGCGGGATAAAAATCACCCCTGCATTATTGTGTGGTCTCTGGGTAATGAGTCCGGTTATGGCAGCACGCATACTGCGATGTATGCCTGGTCAAAAGACAGGGATCCCTCTCGTCCGGTTCAGTATGAAGGGGGCGGGGCCGATACCGCCGCGACCGATATTATTTGTCCTATGTATGCCAGAGTGGATGAGGATCAGCCGTTTGAGGCTGTACCTAAATGGGCGATAAAAAAATGGCTGTCGTTACCGGGTGAACAACGCCCGTTAATCCTGTGTGAATATGCCCATGCTATGGGAAACAGTCTCGGCGGGTTTGCCGACTACTGGCAGGCGTTCCGGCAGTACCCGCGCCTTCAGGGCGGTTTTGTCTGGGACTGGGTTGATCAGGGGATCAGCCAGTTTGATGACAATGACCGTCATTTCTGGGCCTATGGCGGCGATTTCGGTGATCAGCCCAATGATCGTCAGTTCTGCATCAACGGCCTGATGTTTCCGGACCGGACACCGCACCCGGCTTTTTACGAAGCCAGATACTGCCAGCAGTCTATTCAGGCGCAACTCACCGATACAGCACACAGCGAGCGCGGTATTCGCTGCCAGGTGTCAATCACCAGTGAATGGCTGTTCCGTGCCACAGACAACGAAACCTGTTTGTGGACGCTGAAAGAAGACGGAAAGCCGGTGGCCAGCCAGAGGCAGGCTTTGCTGCTGGGGCCGGGTGAGACGGCCACTTTTGAGGTGCATTTTGACGTCAGTTGTCAGCCTGGCAAGTTGTATCATCTCGATCTGGATCTGGTGCTGACACAAGATTGCGGCTGGGCGGAAGCAGGGACAGTCATTGCAACCGAACAGTTTTGTGTGCCTAACCCGCTTTCGCTGTTATCTGCGATCCCTGCCGAACGCTCACTGGGCACATTCCGAACGGTTCTCCAGTCTGACAGCGTCATTTCAGTCTCCGGACAGGACTTTAGCCTGAGCTGGGATCGCCGGACAGGTTTGCTCACTCACTGGTTAGCAAAGGGCAGGGCAAAACTATCCGCCCCGATGACAGACAACTTTTTCCGGGCTCCGTTAGATAACGATATTGGTACCAGTGAAGCCGACAATGTGGATCCCCGGGCCTATGTCAGCCGCTGGGCAAACGCAGGGATAGGCCACTGGGAAAGGCGATGTGTGCGCTGCGAGGCCAGCCAGACATTCCCCCTCAATAGCCAGACGTCCGCAGCCATCAAAGTCGAAGCGGATTTTGAATACGTTTACGGCGAAAAGCGAGTGGCCGTGACGCACTGGCAATACACCCTGGATGCCGAAGGCAACCTGTCGGTTGATATTCATGTCAAACCGGCGCCGCATTTGCCCCCGTTACCCCGGGTGGGAGTGGCGTTCACGATCGATGGTTTTGTGGTTGAGCAGACAGGCCTGAGTGCTGCCATTGTCTGGCAAGGACTGGGGCCGTTTGAAAATTATCCGGACCGATCGGAAGCGGCGCGGTTTGGCGAATATCAGGCTGGTATCGACGATCTGCATACGCCTTATATCTTTCCGTCAGAAAATGGTCTGCGCTGTCAGACGCGAATGCTGTCTGTCGGAGAGTTAGTCATCCGTGGCGACTTTCACTTCAGCGTCAGCCGTTATCCGGCGCAGATGCTGGCTGATGCGAAGCATGATCATCACCTCAAAGCCGATGGGCAGTGGTATGTACAGCTTGATCACCAACATATGGGCGTGGGGGGCGACGACTCCTGGAGCCCGAGTGTGAAGCCGGATGATCTGCTCACACAGCCAGAATACCGCTACCAGCTGCATTTTTCTTCTCAGGGAGATTCGCCTGGCCAGAGTGTATATTGA
- the mglC gene encoding galactose/methyl galactoside ABC transporter permease MglC: METLKKLSMMRYLKAGGIYAVLFILLAIIVIQEPSFLSLRNLSNILTQSSVRIIIALGVAGLIITQGTDLSAGRQVGLAAVLSATLLQASDNVNKVFPDLGQIPIVAVIIAVCAVGALIGLVNGFIVAYMRVTPFIATLGTMIIVYGVNSLYFDSVGASPIAGFDPRFSEFAQGFIRLGSFRLSYLTFYAVIAIGVVWVLWNKTVFGKNIFAIGGNPEAAKVSGVNVPVTLLKIYALSGVFYAFGGMLEAGRIGSATNNLGFMYELDAIAACVVGGVSFAGGVGSVIGVVTGVLIFTIINYGMTYIGVSPYWQYIIKGGIIIFAVALDSMKYANKK, encoded by the coding sequence ATGGAAACATTAAAAAAATTAAGCATGATGCGCTACCTGAAAGCCGGCGGTATTTATGCAGTGCTTTTTATTCTGCTCGCGATTATCGTGATTCAGGAACCGTCTTTTTTAAGTTTGAGAAATTTAAGTAATATTCTGACCCAGTCTTCCGTTCGTATCATCATTGCACTGGGTGTGGCTGGCCTGATTATTACTCAGGGCACAGACTTGTCCGCCGGTCGTCAGGTGGGGCTTGCAGCAGTGCTGTCTGCAACTTTGCTGCAGGCATCAGACAACGTCAACAAAGTCTTCCCGGATCTGGGTCAGATCCCGATTGTGGCTGTCATTATTGCGGTTTGTGCTGTCGGTGCCCTGATAGGTTTAGTGAATGGCTTTATTGTCGCCTACATGCGGGTGACGCCGTTTATTGCCACGCTGGGGACCATGATCATCGTCTACGGGGTCAACTCGCTGTATTTTGATTCAGTGGGGGCTTCACCAATCGCCGGGTTTGATCCGCGCTTTTCAGAGTTTGCACAGGGATTCATCCGGTTGGGCAGTTTCAGGCTGTCTTACCTGACCTTCTACGCCGTGATTGCCATTGGCGTGGTGTGGGTACTGTGGAATAAAACGGTATTTGGCAAAAATATCTTTGCGATTGGCGGTAACCCGGAAGCGGCGAAAGTCTCGGGTGTGAATGTACCGGTGACACTCCTGAAAATTTACGCGCTGTCTGGTGTGTTTTACGCCTTCGGCGGCATGCTGGAAGCGGGGCGTATCGGCTCGGCAACCAACAACCTGGGTTTCATGTATGAGCTGGATGCCATCGCGGCCTGTGTGGTTGGCGGCGTGTCCTTCGCCGGTGGCGTGGGGAGTGTGATCGGTGTGGTAACCGGGGTGCTGATTTTTACCATCATCAATTACGGGATGACCTATATTGGTGTCAGCCCTTACTGGCAGTACATCATTAAAGGCGGCATCATCATTTTTGCGGTCGCCCTCGACTCGATGAAGTACGCGAACAAGAAATAA
- the mglA gene encoding galactose/methyl galactoside ABC transporter ATP-binding protein MglA, giving the protein MTIQNDEFLLEMSGISKEFPGVKALDNVNLKVRPHSIHALMGENGAGKSTLLKCLFGIYEKDEGEIVFLGKPVNFQSSKEALESGVSMVHQELNQVLQRTVMDNIWLGRYPKKGLFVDQNKMYEETKRVFEELDIDIDPKVKVSTLSVSQMQMVEIAKAFSYNAKIVIMDEPTSSLTEKEVNHLFTIINKLKNKGCGIIYISHKMEEIFSICDEITILRDGQWIDTRPLEGLSMDDIISMMVGRELTQRFPEKDNIPKEPILEVKNLTALNQPSIKDVSFELRKGEVLGIAGLVGSKRTDVVETLFGIRERSKGEILLHGSAVANRDAHEAIKNGFALVTEERRSTGIYANLDIRFNALIANLDDYKQGTGLLSNKKMSSDTQWVIDSMRVKTPSHKTTIGSLSGGNQQKVIIGRWLLTGPEILMLDEPTRGIDVGAKFEIYQLILELAKKDKGIIIISSEMPELLGITDRILVMSNGRAAGIVETRNTTQSEILSLASRYL; this is encoded by the coding sequence ATGACAATACAAAATGATGAATTCCTGCTGGAGATGTCAGGGATCAGCAAGGAATTTCCCGGCGTAAAAGCCCTGGATAATGTCAATCTCAAAGTCCGTCCTCATTCTATTCATGCCTTAATGGGGGAGAACGGGGCCGGGAAATCGACTTTATTAAAGTGCTTGTTTGGTATTTACGAGAAAGATGAGGGTGAGATTGTCTTTCTGGGTAAACCGGTCAATTTCCAGTCATCGAAAGAAGCGCTGGAATCTGGCGTGTCTATGGTTCATCAGGAATTAAACCAGGTACTGCAGCGCACAGTCATGGATAATATCTGGTTAGGCAGATACCCCAAGAAAGGGCTGTTTGTTGACCAGAATAAAATGTATGAAGAAACCAAGCGTGTTTTTGAAGAATTAGATATTGATATCGATCCAAAAGTAAAAGTTTCGACACTTTCTGTTTCTCAAATGCAAATGGTTGAGATAGCCAAAGCGTTTTCATATAACGCCAAGATCGTGATTATGGATGAACCGACTTCTTCTCTGACTGAAAAAGAAGTGAACCATCTGTTTACCATTATTAATAAGCTGAAAAACAAAGGCTGCGGCATTATTTATATTTCGCATAAAATGGAAGAGATCTTTTCGATTTGTGACGAAATTACGATATTGCGGGACGGGCAATGGATTGATACCCGGCCGCTGGAAGGCCTGAGCATGGATGACATTATCAGCATGATGGTCGGCCGTGAACTGACCCAGCGCTTTCCTGAAAAAGATAACATTCCGAAAGAACCGATTCTGGAAGTGAAAAACCTGACCGCACTGAATCAGCCTTCGATTAAAGACGTCAGTTTTGAGTTACGCAAAGGCGAAGTGCTTGGCATCGCAGGTCTTGTCGGGTCTAAGCGAACCGATGTCGTTGAAACCTTGTTTGGTATTCGTGAGCGCAGCAAAGGTGAAATCCTGCTGCACGGCAGCGCTGTGGCGAACCGTGACGCGCATGAAGCCATTAAAAACGGCTTCGCGCTGGTGACAGAAGAGCGTCGTTCGACCGGGATCTACGCCAACCTCGATATTCGTTTTAATGCTTTGATCGCCAACCTGGACGACTATAAACAAGGCACAGGTTTACTCAGCAATAAAAAAATGTCGAGTGATACTCAGTGGGTGATTGACTCCATGCGGGTAAAAACGCCTTCACATAAAACCACGATTGGTTCCTTATCAGGAGGTAATCAGCAAAAAGTCATTATCGGGCGTTGGTTATTAACCGGACCTGAAATACTGATGCTGGATGAACCCACTCGCGGCATTGATGTTGGCGCGAAATTTGAAATTTATCAGCTGATATTAGAGCTGGCTAAAAAAGATAAAGGTATCATTATTATTTCGTCTGAAATGCCTGAGTTGCTAGGAATAACCGATCGTATTCTGGTGATGAGTAACGGTCGTGCAGCAGGTATTGTCGAGACCAGAAATACGACACAAAGTGAAATTCTCAGCCTTGCTTCCCGCTATCTGTAA
- the mglB gene encoding galactose/glucose ABC transporter substrate-binding protein MglB has protein sequence MKKLTLLATLCAGVTLASSATAGTTVGVTVYKYDDNFMSVVRQAIEKEANQDGDTRIMMNDSQNSQSMQNDQIDIMLARGVQALAINLVDPAAAPVVISKAKMDDVPVVFYNKEPSAAVLASYDKAYYVGTDSKESGVIQGNLIAKQWKAHPEWDLNKDGKLQFVMLKGEPGHPDAEARTTYSVKTINDNGIETQQLHMDTGMWDTAMAKDKMDAWISGPNGNKIEVVIANNDGMAMGAVESLKAVGKSQLPVFGVDALDEALSMIKKGELAGTVLNDAQNQAKATFELARNLANGRSATEGTHWKVVNKVVRVPYVGVDASTLK, from the coding sequence ATGAAAAAATTAACCTTGCTAGCAACCCTTTGCGCGGGCGTTACACTCGCTTCATCAGCTACAGCAGGCACCACAGTCGGCGTGACTGTGTATAAATATGACGACAACTTTATGTCGGTTGTGCGCCAGGCGATTGAAAAAGAAGCCAATCAGGACGGTGATACCCGCATCATGATGAATGACTCACAAAACAGTCAGTCAATGCAGAACGATCAGATCGACATCATGCTGGCAAGGGGCGTTCAGGCGCTGGCGATCAACCTGGTTGACCCGGCGGCAGCACCGGTTGTGATCAGTAAAGCGAAAATGGATGATGTGCCGGTTGTGTTCTACAACAAAGAACCGAGTGCCGCCGTTCTGGCAAGCTATGACAAAGCCTATTACGTCGGCACAGATTCAAAAGAGTCGGGCGTCATTCAGGGCAATCTGATTGCGAAGCAATGGAAAGCGCATCCGGAATGGGATCTGAACAAAGACGGCAAGCTGCAGTTTGTGATGCTGAAAGGTGAACCGGGCCATCCTGATGCAGAAGCCCGTACCACTTATTCGGTGAAGACGATTAACGACAACGGTATCGAAACCCAGCAATTGCACATGGATACAGGCATGTGGGATACCGCGATGGCGAAAGACAAAATGGACGCCTGGATCTCCGGTCCAAACGGTAACAAGATCGAAGTTGTGATTGCCAATAATGATGGAATGGCGATGGGTGCGGTGGAATCACTCAAAGCGGTGGGTAAAAGTCAGCTCCCTGTCTTTGGTGTAGATGCCCTGGACGAAGCACTGAGCATGATCAAAAAAGGCGAGCTGGCGGGTACGGTCTTGAACGATGCCCAGAACCAGGCAAAAGCGACGTTTGAGCTGGCACGTAACCTTGCCAACGGCCGTTCAGCGACGGAAGGCACCCACTGGAAAGTGGTGAACAAAGTGGTTCGCGTTCCTTACGTCGGTGTTGATGCCAGCACCCTGAAATAA